From Brachionichthys hirsutus isolate HB-005 chromosome 7, CSIRO-AGI_Bhir_v1, whole genome shotgun sequence, the proteins below share one genomic window:
- the LOC137896016 gene encoding tubulin--tyrosine ligase-like has translation MSSPIYTFVTRDNNSTVYAEVSKLLLSTGQWKKLKRDNPRFNLRLGERNRLPYGRLGHERGLVQLVNYYRGADKLCRKASLVKLIKTSPELSDSSNWFPESYIIYPTNLNTPVAPAKNGINHLKSNPKTDEREVFLSSYHSKKESGDGVMWIAKSSAGAKGAGMFISHDAAQLVEHTDNQGQVHVIQKYLEKPLLLEPGHRKFDIRDAPYLKGDTVNTIKDSRVVLPPQLSYIIRSSDSLNRTRQGHTSPIQGLHLLPEPSYITAEKLLSQRVSPHQSFLPEQAPAWACLPEPTLCERPWLQQGRMHVSLAEALEVRGGPLQEEEVWAVLSQSAESLQELLHKDHRATVFIISSWSLLLMPSGNISFADEDVTQQDLRAFTAPELLEGASFPSV, from the exons ATGAGTTCCCCGATATACACCTTCGTGACCCGGGACAACAACAGCACCGTTTATGCAGAAGTTTCCAAACTCCTGCTCTCCACCGGGCAATGGAAGAAGCTGAAAAGAGACAATCCCCGGTTTAACCTGAGGCTCGGTGAGCGGAACAGACTGCCCTACGGACGCCTCG GTCACGAGCGGGGACTGGTGCAGCTGGTGAATTActacagaggagcagacaaACTCTGCAGAAAGGCGTCGCTGGTCAA GCTGATCAAAACCAGCCCAGAGCTGTCTGACTCCAGTAACTGGTTCCCAGAATCCTACATCATCTATCCCACTAACCTCAACACCCCTGTTGCCCCAGCAAAGAATGGCATTAACCACCTCAAGAGCAATCCCAAGACAGATGAGCGAGAAGTTTTCTTGTCTTCCTACCACTCTAAGAAAGAAAGTGGGGACGGCGTCATGTGGATTGCAAAGTCTTCTGCTGGAGCTAAAG GTGCAGGAATGTTTATCTCCCATGATGCTGCTCAGCTGGTGGAGCACACTGATAATCAGGGACAGGTTCACGTGATCCAGAAGTACCTGGAGAAgcccctgctgctggagccgggaCATCGGAAGTTTGACATCAG GGACGCTCCCTACCTGAAAGGGGACACTGTCAACACAATTAAAGATAGCAGAGTAGTGCTGCCTCCACAGCTCAGCTATATTATCCGATCCAGTGACTCCCTCAACAGAACACGGCAGGGCCACACTTCCCCGATTCAaggacttcacctccttccagaacccagttacattacagctgagaagcttctcagcCAAAGAGTCAGCCCTCATCAGTCGTTCCTGCCTG AACAGGCCCCTGCctgggcctgcctgcctgaACCCACTCTCTGTGAGCGTCCCTGGCTGCAGCAAG gGAGGATGCATGTGTCTCTGGCAGAAGCCTTGGAGGTCCGAGGAGGCccgctccaggaggaggaggtgtgggcAGTGCTCAGCCAGAGCGCCGAGAGCCTCCAGGAACTCTTGCACAAAG atcacaGAGCCACGgtcttcatcatctcctcctggtCCCTCCTGCTCATGCCCTCTGGAAACATCTCCTTCGCTGACGAGGATGTGACCCAGCAGGACCTGCGAGCCTTCACCGCACCAGAGTTACTTGAAGGGGCCTCCTTTCCCTCCGTCTGA
- the LOC137895913 gene encoding zinc finger protein 565-like, which yields MRTHTGEKPYSCKTCGKDFRRSGHLTVHMRTHTGEKPYSCKTCGKHFRESGKLTVHMRTHTGEKPYSCKTCWKDFRQSGDLTVHMRTHTGEKPYNCKTCGKRFRESGKLTVHMRIHTGEKPYSCKTCGKRFRESGDLTVHMRIHTGEKPYSCKTCGKHFRHSGALTRHMRAHTGEKPYNCKTCGKRFRESGKLTVHMRIHTGEKPYSCKTCGKRFRESGDLTVHMRIHTGEKPYSCKTCGKHFRHSGALTRHMRTHTGEKP from the coding sequence atgagaacccacacaggtgagaagccttatagttgtaaaacatgtgggaaagattTCAGACGGAGCGGtcacttgacagtccacatgagaacccacacaggtgagaagccttatagttgtaaaacatgtgggaaacattttagagaaagtggtaaattgacagtccacatgagaacccacacaggtgagaagccttatagttgtaaaacatgttggaaagatttcagacaaagtggtgatttgacagtccacatgagaacccacacaggtgagaagccttataattgtaaaacatgtgggaaacgttttagagaaagtggtaaattgacagtccacatgagaatccacacaggtgagaagccttatagttgtaaaacatgtgggaaacgttttagagaaagtggtgacttgacagtccacatgagaatccacacaggtgagaagccttacagttgtaaaacatgtgggaaacattttagacatagTGGCgcattgacacgccacatgagagcccacacaggtgagaagccttataattgtaaaacatgtgggaaacgttttagagaaagtggtaaattgacagtccacatgagaatccacacaggtgagaagccttatagttgtaaaacatgtgggaaacgttttagagaaagtggtgacttgacagtccacatgagaatccacacaggtgagaagccttacagttgtaaaacatgtgggaaacattttagacatagTGGCgcattgacacgccacatgagaacccacacaggtgagaagccttaa
- the LOC137895911 gene encoding zinc finger protein ZFP2-like, producing the protein MRTHTGEKPYCCNTCGKHFRGSGALTVHMRIHTGEKPYNCKTCGKDFRESCALTRHMRTHTGEKPFSCETCGKDFRQSSYLAVHMSTHAGEKPYSCKSCGKRFRFSRELTVHMRTHTGEKPYDCETCGKDFRVSRELTIHMRTHTGEKPYNCETCGKDFRHGTDLTVHMRTHTGEKPYSCNTCGKDFRERGKLTRHMITHTDEKLYNCETCGKHFRRSDVLAVHMRIHTGEKPYSCNTCGKHFRKSGELTVHMRTHTGEKPYNCETCAKKFRRSCDLTVHMRTHTGEKPYNCKTCGKEYRHSGHLAVHVRTHTDEKP; encoded by the coding sequence atgagaacccacacaggtgagaagccttattgTTGTAatacatgtgggaaacattttagaggaagtggtgcattgacagtccacatgagaatccacacaggtgagaagccttataattgtaaaacatgtgggaaagattttagagaaagttgtgcattgacacgccacatgagaacacacacaggtgagaagccttttagttgtgaaacgtgtgggaaagatttcagacagagtagttacttggcagtccacatgagtacgcacgcaggtgagaagccttatagttgtaaatcatgtgggaaacgttttagatTTAGTCGTGAATTGACGGTCCatatgagaacccacacaggtgagaagccttatgattgtgaaacatgtgggaaagattTTCGAGTCAGTCGTGAATTGACaatccacatgagaacccacacaggtgagaagccttataattgtgaaacatgtgggaaagattTTAGACACGGTACtgatttgacagtccacatgagaacccacacaggtgagaagccttatagttgtaataCATGTGGGAAAGATTTTAGAGAAAGGGGTaaattgacacgccacatgataacccacacagatgagaagctttataattgtgaaacatgtgggaaacatttcagacggaGCGATGtattggcagtccacatgagaatccacacaggcgAGAAACCTTATAGTTGTAatacatgtgggaaacattttaggaaaagtggtgaattgacagtccacatgagaacccacacaggtgagaagccttataattgtgaaacatgtgcgaAAAAATTCAGACGGAGCTgtgacttgacagtccacatgagaacccacacaggtgagaagccttataattgtaaaacgtGTGGGAAAGAATATAGACATAGCGGTCACTTggcagtccacgtgagaacccacacagacgagAAGCCTTAA
- the LOC137896020 gene encoding fidgetin-like protein 1 — MSSAHLDNWQRRSFDVSSGNCTPEQMANVNQSHLLSIQYAWANCQLSQAGMTGFFRTYSERYAAVLDLDDLRTGLNNHAESALHLVRSQRNYSHKWEASLTMENVLDLPCIQKMIQEGTGGGRPLVEPGDSNISVGQGGRSGSLPTPCAGGGSAAVLLNSLGPPQVNAEVNARAECSRPQSAFHHPHAVLSQGNDGQAGAVHNYQSSSSTSNPSKRKNVFSPDGGNGGKGQHRVQAGADSPAGAHFRTAREQFIVDKQRKHPQNTQKPRGTCAGATLKRSLGANRPRGAFSKFVSPIPRQEEEDVETSRGSDLVCPTPDERLKNIEPKIIDLIMNEIMDHGTPVAWDDIAGLEFAKSTIKEIVVWPMLRPDIFTGLRGPPKGILLFGPPGTGKTLIGKCIACQSGATFFSISASSLTSKWVGEGEKMVRALFAIARCHQPAVIFIDEIDSLLSQRTDGEHDSSRRIKTEFLVQLDGAATAAEDRILVVGATNRPQEIDEAARRRLAKRLYIPLPEAAARSHIVTSLMAQVKNRLSDQELGSVVAATEGFSGADMTQLCKEAALGPIRSIQLGDISNITADQVRPILYKDFQEALKTVRPSVSSKDLELYEEWNKTFGCGS; from the coding sequence ATGAGTAGCGCACACCTGGACAACTGGCAACGGAGGTCCTTTGATGTTTCTTCTGGTAACTGCACACCTGAGCAGATGGCCAATGTTAACCagtcccacctcctctccatTCAATATGCATGGGCAAACTGCCAGCTCTCGCAGGCCGGCATGACGGGCTTCTTCAGGACCTACTCTGAGCGCTACGCCGCAGTGCTGGACCTGGATGACCTCCGCACAGGCCTCAACAACCATGCAGAGAGTGCCTTGCACCTGGTGCGCAGTCAGAGGAACTACAGCCACAAATGGGAGGCATCCCTGACCATGGAGAATGTGCTGGATTTGCCCTGCATTCAGAAGATGATTCAGGAAGGAACGGGTGGagggcgccccctggtggaacCAGGCGATAGCAACATATCTGTCGGGCAAGGCGGCAGAAGCGGCTCCCTGCCGACTCCCTGTGCCGGCGGCGGGTCAGCAGCTGTGTTGCTGAACTCTTTAGGACCACCACAAGTAAACGCTGAGGTGAACGCCAGAGCTGAATGCTCTCGACCTCAGTCTGCATTTCATCATCCTCACGCCGTCCTTTCACAGGGAAACGATGGCCAAGCAGGGGCCGTGCACAATTaccagtcctcctcctccacctcgaACCCATCAAAGCGGAAGAATGTCTTCAGCCCAGATGGTGGGAATGGTGGGAAGGGGCAGCACCGAGTTCAAGCAGGTGCTGACTCGCCAGCTGGAGCGCACTTCAGAACCGCTCGTGAGCAGTTTATTGTTGATAAACAGAGGAAACACCCCCAAAATACCCAGAAGCCTCGGGGCACTTGTGCGGGAGCAACCCTGAAGAGATCTCTCGGTGCCAACAGGCCTCGAGGTGCATTTTCAAAATTTGTGTCACCAATTCCacgacaggaagaggaagacgtcgagACGAGTCGAGGCTCTGATCTGGTATGTCCGACCCCTGATGAGCGCCTTAAAAACATTGAGCCAAAGATAATTGACCTGATCATGAATGAGATAATGGACCACGGGACTCCCGTTGCCTGGGACGACATAGCTGGTCTGGAGTTTGCCAAAAGCACCATAAAGGAGATTGTGGTTTGGCCGATGCTGCGGCCTGACATATTTACTGGTCTCCGTGGGCCTCCCAAAGGCATCCTGCTCTTTGGACCGCCAGGGACTGGGAAAACTCTGATAGGAAAATGCATCGCTTGTCAGTCAGGGGCCACCTTCTTCAGCATCAGTGCTTCATCGCTCACATCCAAGTGGGTGGGTGAAGGGGAGAAAATGGTCCGAGCCCTCTTTGCCATCGCCCGCTGCCACCAGCCTGCTGTCATTTTCATCGACGAAATCGACTCGCTGCTGTCCCAGAGGACGGATGGGGAGCATGACTCGTCTCGTAGGATAAAGACGGAGTTCTTGGTTCAGCTGGATGGGGCGGCCACAGCCGCTGAGGATCGCATCCTGGTGGTGGGTGCGACCAACAGGCCCCAAGAAATCGATGAGGCTGCCCGGAGGCGCCTGGCCAAGAGGCTGTATATTCCCCTCCCCGAGGCGGCTGCCAGATCGCACATCGTGACGAGTCTCATGGCCCAAGTGAAAAACCGACTGAGCGACCAAGAGCTGGGCAGTGTGGTAGCAGCCACTGAGGGGTTCTCGGGGGCTGACATGACCCAGCTGTGTAAAGAGGCAGCGCTGGGACCGATCCGTAGTATCCAGCTCGGTGACATCTCCAATATTACTGCTGATCAGGTGCGACCAATCCTGTACAAGGACTTTCAGGAGGCCCTGAAGACTGTGCGCCCGAGTGTGTCCTCAAAAGACTTGGAGCTCTATGAAGAATGGAATAAGACTTTTGGATGTGGATCTTAA